DNA from candidate division KSB1 bacterium:
ATCGGTTCAGTCGAAAGCGTTCATCTACATAAACTGATTCTAACTCAGATTTCCGAAAGATTTGACTGCCCTCGGAACTATGATCTGGACATAACTAAAACTGTGAGACCTCCATCGGTCTTTGCGGGACAAGCTTTTACTTATGCTTTGAACATTTTTAACAACGGTCCTGGCAATGCAAACAACTTTACTATTACTGATGTTCTACCAGATTTAGTCTTCCCACTGGAATTTTTGACCAACCCACCAACTGAACAGACCGGACAAATTTTGAATTGGAAAGATGTTACTCTTGATTCGGGAGGAACCTATTCCATCGAATTCACAGCTACTTTTCCCGACTCATTTGAGGTTAAGGGAGATTCTTTGGAAAGACAGAACTCAAGTTTCGTGAACGCGGCTCTGGATACAAATGCTCAAAACGACACAGCGTTTGCGGTGGTCTATATAAAACCTCTGGTGTATGATCTTGAATTAAAAAAGAGTGTGAGTAAGAGCTCTGCGATACCGGGAGACACTTTTACTTATTCGATTCGAATTCGCAATAAAGGCCCCGGCAAAGCCAGTAACATTCAACTGACCGATGTCCTGCCGGATTCGATTGCTCCCGTCGATTTCTTAAATGACGACATTCCGATTGATCCGACATCTCGAACATTAAAATGGCAGCTTGCCCCGCTCGGCTCTGGACAAACAAAAGAGATAAATTTTACCGCCGTTTTCCCGGAAACTTTTGAAGTAAAAAAAGATTCATTAGAGAAAATCAATTTCAGTTTTGTGGAAGCGAAGTTTGATTTCAATTCCGAGAATGACACTTCCTCAGCAATTATTTTTATCAAACCAGTTGTGTATGACCTCGAACTAACCAAAAATGCAAATCCGAGCACGGTTGTACCGGGTGAAACATTTACCTATTCGCTGCAAATTCGAAACAACGGTCCTGATACTGCAAACAATATTCGTCTTACCGACCTCCTCCCCGATTCGATTCAGCCAGTAAATTTTATAACGGATATACCCCTTGACCCCACTTCAAGAAGATTGGAATGGAACCTCTTACCACTTGACTCAGGTGCAATTAAAAACATTGAATTTACAGCAACTTTTATGGATTCACTTGGGAGCACGGAAAGAGTAAGGGAATTCGTGAACACAGCCTTTGTCGGAGCACCCTTTGATACAAATACCCAGAATGACACTGCCGCTGTGCTGGTAAGCGTGCTCCCACCACTAAATTACGATCTAGTATTAACTAAATCAGTATCCCGCGATACCGTAGTACAAGGGCAAACATTTTCTTACACCCTGGAAATCACCAATAACGGTCCTGAAACCGCGCCGAGGTTTTCCGTTTGGGACGCTTTCCCGGACGGAGTTTCCATATCAGATTTCAGCCTCCAACCGATTAATCCTTTTGCTCAGGATACCTTGCGCTGGCGAATTGAAACTCCACTTCTTTCGGGAGAAAAAATTTCAATAACCTACGCTGGCATATGCCCGGTGCTTGCTAATTTTACAAACCCACAGACAAAGATTAATGCAGCGAGGGTAATCGGAGAAAACGATTCAGATCCGACAAATGATTCGGCAACCGCTTCTACCGTTTGTCTTCCGCCGACCGACTCATGTAACGAATTTGTAAATCTGGATCGAAGTCTTTTCGAACCGGACGGCCAAACGCAACTGGCAATAACAGTTGAACTGGACGTTATTACGGATGTCACTTTAGACATTTTTGACATCACAGGCTATCCCATAAAAAGAATTTCAACAGCGAATGCTACGATTGGACTTAACACCTTTTTCTGGGACGGACAAACAAATGAAGGGTTAAAAGCGGGCAGCGGGGTTTACATCATTGTCGTTCGTGACAAGGTAATTAGTGGCCGGGCTCTGGAATGTATTAAAAAAGTATTAGTCGTACGATGAGGCGAAAGGTTAAAATTATTAGCATTCATTTTAAGATTGCAATTTTATTATGTCTTAGTGCTCTATCGCCCGACATCTTATACACACAGGATATCCGCGCAGGCGCGGCCTATTTAAAAATTCTCCCCGGAACGAGACAACAAAACCTGGCCGGAAGCCTAACGGGCAGCCTGGACGGCACCTTCTCGGTCTATGCCAATCCAGGGGCCACCGGATTTTTAAGACACTGGCAATTTTCAGCAAGTTACACCAAATGGATAGCAAACATTTCGCATACCTCACTCTTTTATGGACAGCAGTTTCGATTTCGCACACCGTTGACTGAAAAACTTTACGTGGGTGTTGGTCTACACCGCCAGGGATTTGAAGATTTCGATGCCTCTGGAGCAAACAGCTTTGTCAATGCATCCGATATGTTG
Protein-coding regions in this window:
- a CDS encoding DUF11 domain-containing protein, producing MKRPAKKSFQMSKVLSLGVTFLLLVVSVPNASTQQELCEEPIMVTTGPDTIDVGDIAVLANEARWDADVVCINITNRGTYLIETEILYSRASQMQMNESFYLEVCDSAKTSCIDPCDPNSSFKKIVQKIVEDTNNEEIILIRKAGHFFLNPGNYLITLNHYKKWVEISGDSSFINGDKIGSVESVHLHKLILTQISERFDCPRNYDLDITKTVRPPSVFAGQAFTYALNIFNNGPGNANNFTITDVLPDLVFPLEFLTNPPTEQTGQILNWKDVTLDSGGTYSIEFTATFPDSFEVKGDSLERQNSSFVNAALDTNAQNDTAFAVVYIKPLVYDLELKKSVSKSSAIPGDTFTYSIRIRNKGPGKASNIQLTDVLPDSIAPVDFLNDDIPIDPTSRTLKWQLAPLGSGQTKEINFTAVFPETFEVKKDSLEKINFSFVEAKFDFNSENDTSSAIIFIKPVVYDLELTKNANPSTVVPGETFTYSLQIRNNGPDTANNIRLTDLLPDSIQPVNFITDIPLDPTSRRLEWNLLPLDSGAIKNIEFTATFMDSLGSTERVREFVNTAFVGAPFDTNTQNDTAAVLVSVLPPLNYDLVLTKSVSRDTVVQGQTFSYTLEITNNGPETAPRFSVWDAFPDGVSISDFSLQPINPFAQDTLRWRIETPLLSGEKISITYAGICPVLANFTNPQTKINAARVIGENDSDPTNDSATASTVCLPPTDSCNEFVNLDRSLFEPDGQTQLAITVELDVITDVTLDIFDITGYPIKRISTANATIGLNTFFWDGQTNEGLKAGSGVYIIVVRDKVISGRALECIKKVLVVR